The nucleotide sequence CCCAACTTTTTGGCCCACCTTTAGTGGAGCAGGAAACCTAGGAGTCTGTAAAATCTTAAAATTTGGATTGTTAATCATTAAATTTGCATCAATAAATGCAACTTTCCCTGTGTTATTGATGGTCACAATTATATGAAAAGTCCCTCCGGCTTTTACAACCGTTCTATCAATCTCAAAAGTAACCACAGCAGGTTGCTTAATCAAACACCCCGATGCAAAAATTATCAAAAGCAAAAGGAAGGCAGATTTTTTCAATTAGCTCACCTTTTCAGTTCGTGAAGCAGGATCGCTAACTCCCCCAGCTCACCAATCTCCCACTTTACGTTAATTGGCGTTCCCATCTCAATCTCTTTTTTGCTTAATCCCGGTTCAGTTCCACCAAAGATAAACATCACCTTCATTTCTTTCACATTCTCCCTTAGCTCTTCCCAATTAGCTGGTTCTCCAAACTTTGTAATTGTATAAATTTTGTCAGGCTGGACTACCTCAATGGCATCGGGCAAATCTCCTACAATTAAAACATTTTTGCCTTTCTTGAATGCCTCCTTATGTATCTCTGGCACTCCCATCTGAGCTGCTGTGCCAGTAGGCTTTGAAATCACTAATAGATCAACATCAAAGCCAAAAGCTATTTTAGCAAACTCCTCAAGCTTCCTTGTTGCATTGATGTTGTGATACACAACAATTATCATTCCCTCACCCCCAAAGGCTCTTTAAAGGGTTGAACCTTAATAATCTTTAGGTGGTTGCAATGATTACGCTAACTACAGACTTCGGAATCAAAGGGCCTTATGTTGGAGAGATGAAAGGAGCCATCTTAAGTATAAATCCAAAAGCAATGCTTATTGATATTACTCACTCAATTACAAGACACAGCATCCTTGAAGGCTCCTTTGTGATGGAGCAAGTTGTTAAATATTACCCAAAGAACACAATTCACGTTGGAGTAATTGATCCGGGAGTCGGCACAGAGAGGAAGGCACTGATAATTGAAGGAGACCAATTTTTGGTAGTTCCAGATAACGGTTTGGCAACTCTTCCATTGAAGCACATAAATCCAACGGCAGCTTATGAAATTGACATCAAAAAGATGGAATCAATAATTGGGAGAAAAGTCAGCTCAACCTTTCACGGAAGAGACGTCTTTGGTCCAGCGGGAGCTCTGCTGGATTTGGGTTATGAACCTTCGCGCTTAGGGAAAGAAATCGGCTTGGACGAGATAATAAAGCTCGATCTGGAGCCAAAGCAGATAGATGGGAAATGGATTTTGAAAGTGATTTACATAGATGACTTTGGCAATGTGATTCTCAACTTAGAGAATTACGAAAGACCAAAATACGTTGAGGTTAAAGGGCTTAAAATCCCCTATCTTGATACTTATGGGCAGGTTAAAAAAGGTGAGCTTCTGGCTCTGCCAGGGAGTCACGACTATCTTGAGATAGCTGTCAATCAAGGTTCAGCCGCTGAAGTTTTGGGAGTTAAGGTTGGTGATGAGCTGGAGGTCAGGCTTGAGTAACTCTGGAGGTGATTATATGCCAAAACGCGGTTTATTTGTTGGTCGCTTTCAGCCTGTTCATAATGGACATATAAAGGCACTTGAATTCGTTTTTTCCCAAGTTGATGAAGTGATAATAGGTATAGGAAGTGCGCAGGCAAGCCATACCCTGAAAAATCCGTTTACAACAAGTGAAAGAATGGAAATGCTGATTAGAGCATTGGATGAGGCAGGATTTAAAAGAAAGTATTATCTAATCCCTCTACCAGATATAAACTTCAATGCAATTTGGGCAACTTATGTGGTCAGTATGGTTCCGAAATTTGATGTGGTGTTTACAGGTAATTCGTTAGTGGCTCAGCTTTTCCGTGAGAAAGGTTATGAAGTCATAGTACAGCCAATGTTCAGAAAGGACATCCTTTCGGCTACAGAAATAAGAAAAAGAATGATCGAGGGCAAGCCTTGGGAAGAGCTTGTTCCAAAGAGCGTTGCCGAATATATTAAGGAAATAAAAGGCGTTGAAAGAATAAGAATGCTGGCGACAAATCTTGAAAAAAATGAGAAAGAGCTTCAGGCGCCGATTAGGATTCCTGAGTTCTAAAGTTTACTTCTTCTTTACCTTAATGAATAACACCCCAACAATCAGGAACAAAAGGAAGCTCGCCGCATAGGGTAATGTAGAGTGGATGCTTGCCAAAGCTCCAGCCACAAAGGGTGTAAAGAGACCTATAAGCCTGCGGTAGCTCGATATTGCTGCATGAAACTCGCTTGCTTTTTCCTTTGGAATGAGCTTGAACATCCAAGAGCGGTAAAATGGGAACCAGAAAGTGTTGCCAAAGTCCCCCAGGGCGTAAACCGCGAGTGCCAGCCAGAACGGAGGGGAGAGTGCCATGACGAGGGCGTAAACGGCGTTCAGCAACATTCCCAAGCCAATTGCTTGGAAACCCTTCTCCTTCGGAATCCTCTCGCTGGCGTAGGTTCCAATTATCGAGGCTACACTACTCGCACAGGCTATCAGTGTTACCTCGAAGACAGTCTTCTTGAGCACGAAGACGACATAGTTGATGAGGACTATCTCTGGGGCAAGGGCCCATGCGAGCGTCAGTAAAGCTTCAAAAGCCAGGAGAAGCTTGAACTCCCCTACCTTAAATGTGAATCCTTCGGGGGTTATTCTCTCCTCCTTTCCGACAGACGGAAGAAATAGCCAAATGTAGGCAATTGTGAAAGCAGAGAGCAAGCCGAAGAAGATGAATGCCAAGCGGTAATGCTCCGGCTTTGGGAATACATAGCCGAAGAGATAGCCGAGAACCGGGAAGGTTATTAAACGTGCAATTTCCGGCAAACGGAGATGCCAGGCAAATATCTCTTCATATCTGTCTTCAGGGTATATTATCTGCTCATATGCTCTGTAAAGGGGGTAGAGTACCGTGGAGAGCTTTTCAACAATCCTACCCGCAAAGAGCATAAGCGGGGCTACTGTCCCCTTGGCAAATCCATAAAGGACGTAAGCGACACCATCGAGAAAATCGATGGCAATTAGCCCCTTTTTAATATCCCAGCGGTTGAAGGCCCTGCCGAAGAGATAAGTCAGAGGAATTGAGACGATATTAACTGCTGTAAAAAACGCTCCGACTTCAAGGATGGAATAACCAGTCTTCATGAGGTAGAGCGGGAAGAGAATCCACACTATTAACTGAGGTGCGATGATTGTATGATATATCATATAGGCTTTGGCATCTCTAGGGATTTCACTCCAGCGCATAGAAACACCATATGAGCTTTTTAGAATGAACTTATAAGCCTAATGCTCCTTTTCCTTTCCCTTTAGGCATTTCACGTATATCAGTGCAGGCTCGCCCCACTCGGGATAGGGATCGATGAGCGCGACACTCACGAAGCCGTTCTTTTCGTAGAACCTCCTCGTTTCATCGTAGGGCTTGTATGAGAGGTCGCCGGATGTCTTGACGACGAGGACTTCAAATCCATGCTCCTTTGCCCATCCCTCGATGAAGTTCAACAGCTTGGAACCAATGCCCTTCCCTCTATGTTCCCTTCTTACCGCCATCCAGAGGATTTCAAGAGCTTTATCTTTAAGAGGCTTGACAGTTATGAAACCAAGGACTTCTTTATCGAGGGCTATGAATGTGATCTCACTTTTTAAATCCTCTTCAATAGCCCTGAGTCCAGCTTCATTGAACCATTCCGGCAAATTGCGGGCTACTTCAAGACATGCATTTCTTTCGTCATCGGTCTGTAGAGATTTGAT is from Thermococcus paralvinellae and encodes:
- a CDS encoding GNAT family N-acetyltransferase; its protein translation is MIIKSLQTDDERNACLEVARNLPEWFNEAGLRAIEEDLKSEITFIALDKEVLGFITVKPLKDKALEILWMAVRREHRGKGIGSKLLNFIEGWAKEHGFEVLVVKTSGDLSYKPYDETRRFYEKNGFVSVALIDPYPEWGEPALIYVKCLKGKEKEH
- a CDS encoding SAM hydrolase/SAM-dependent halogenase family protein encodes the protein MITLTTDFGIKGPYVGEMKGAILSINPKAMLIDITHSITRHSILEGSFVMEQVVKYYPKNTIHVGVIDPGVGTERKALIIEGDQFLVVPDNGLATLPLKHINPTAAYEIDIKKMESIIGRKVSSTFHGRDVFGPAGALLDLGYEPSRLGKEIGLDEIIKLDLEPKQIDGKWILKVIYIDDFGNVILNLENYERPKYVEVKGLKIPYLDTYGQVKKGELLALPGSHDYLEIAVNQGSAAEVLGVKVGDELEVRLE
- a CDS encoding MFS transporter, translating into MRWSEIPRDAKAYMIYHTIIAPQLIVWILFPLYLMKTGYSILEVGAFFTAVNIVSIPLTYLFGRAFNRWDIKKGLIAIDFLDGVAYVLYGFAKGTVAPLMLFAGRIVEKLSTVLYPLYRAYEQIIYPEDRYEEIFAWHLRLPEIARLITFPVLGYLFGYVFPKPEHYRLAFIFFGLLSAFTIAYIWLFLPSVGKEERITPEGFTFKVGEFKLLLAFEALLTLAWALAPEIVLINYVVFVLKKTVFEVTLIACASSVASIIGTYASERIPKEKGFQAIGLGMLLNAVYALVMALSPPFWLALAVYALGDFGNTFWFPFYRSWMFKLIPKEKASEFHAAISSYRRLIGLFTPFVAGALASIHSTLPYAASFLLFLIVGVLFIKVKKK
- a CDS encoding nicotinamide-nucleotide adenylyltransferase, translating into MPKRGLFVGRFQPVHNGHIKALEFVFSQVDEVIIGIGSAQASHTLKNPFTTSERMEMLIRALDEAGFKRKYYLIPLPDINFNAIWATYVVSMVPKFDVVFTGNSLVAQLFREKGYEVIVQPMFRKDILSATEIRKRMIEGKPWEELVPKSVAEYIKEIKGVERIRMLATNLEKNEKELQAPIRIPEF
- a CDS encoding RecB-family nuclease, translated to MIIVVYHNINATRKLEEFAKIAFGFDVDLLVISKPTGTAAQMGVPEIHKEAFKKGKNVLIVGDLPDAIEVVQPDKIYTITKFGEPANWEELRENVKEMKVMFIFGGTEPGLSKKEIEMGTPINVKWEIGELGELAILLHELKR